The Phycisphaerae bacterium genome includes a region encoding these proteins:
- the purU gene encoding formyltetrahydrofolate deformylase, whose translation MEPPQTARLLIFCPDQRGIIAAVTAFIAKYNGNILDADQHTDPQRSEFFMRVEVDLHGFELTRDTFEAAWSPVSDQYTMRWRAYWGNHRKRMAILTSREGHCLNDLLWRWRTGELNVDIPCVVSNHPDLRDHVEACGLPYHELPVENNDVNSQEARVLELLEDARVDFVVLARYMRILSGTFVARYPERIINIHHSFLPAFAGPRPYHRAYERGVKIIGATSHYVTEVLDDGPIIAQATLAVDHRDTVADLVRKGRDLERVVLATAVRQHVEDKILVSQNRTIVFD comes from the coding sequence ATTGAGCCGCCGCAGACCGCACGGCTGCTTATCTTCTGCCCGGATCAGCGGGGGATCATTGCCGCCGTTACGGCGTTCATCGCGAAGTACAACGGCAACATTCTCGACGCGGACCAGCACACCGATCCCCAGCGCAGCGAGTTTTTCATGCGTGTGGAGGTGGACCTTCACGGATTCGAACTCACGCGGGACACGTTTGAAGCGGCCTGGTCGCCGGTGTCCGATCAATACACCATGCGCTGGCGGGCATACTGGGGTAACCACCGCAAACGCATGGCGATCCTGACGAGTCGCGAGGGGCACTGCCTGAACGATCTGCTTTGGCGCTGGCGCACGGGAGAATTGAACGTGGATATCCCCTGCGTCGTCAGCAATCACCCCGACCTGCGGGACCACGTGGAGGCTTGCGGTCTGCCGTACCACGAGTTGCCGGTGGAAAATAACGACGTGAATTCACAAGAGGCGAGGGTGCTCGAACTTCTGGAAGACGCGCGGGTCGATTTCGTGGTACTGGCACGGTATATGCGAATTCTCTCCGGCACGTTTGTGGCGCGGTACCCGGAGCGCATCATCAATATTCACCACAGTTTTCTGCCAGCGTTCGCCGGACCCAGACCGTATCACCGCGCGTACGAACGAGGCGTCAAGATCATTGGTGCTACCAGCCACTACGTAACAGAAGTCCTCGACGATGGGCCGATCATCGCCCAGGCGACGCTTGCCGTGGACCACCGTGACACGGTGGCCGATCTGGTCCGCAAAGGGCGGGACCTGGAACGCGTGGTCCTCGCCACGGCCGTTCGGCAGCATGTTGAAGATAAGATACTGGTGAGTCAGAACCGGACAATCGTCTTTGATTGA
- the ribB gene encoding 3,4-dihydroxy-2-butanone-4-phosphate synthase — protein MTDSPFSPIEQAFEDLRQGRFIVLVDDADRENEGDLVVAAQAITPEAVNFMLTRARGVLCLAMARERCEELNLPLQASQNTTRYGTAFTLTIDAHPRFGVTTGVSASDRARTIEVACAPDSRPTDLVRPGHINPLMARDGGVLVRAGQTEGSVDLCRLAGLRPAAAIIEIMNDDGTMARTPDLVRFCERHGLRMYTVADVIEYRMMREPFVHRGVVTKLPTSFGEFTLIAYHSPVDPEPHLALCCGGVGDLGADGQPIVHDEPVLVRVESECMTGHVFHSARCDCGEQLDASMKMVQDAGKGAIIYLRQEGRGIGLHNKLKAYQLQDGGLDTVEANLKLGLPVDRRDYGVGAHIIRDLGLRQLRILTNNPKKVKRLEVYGVKIAEQIALEFPANLYNAAYLRTKKEKMGHNLNGV, from the coding sequence ATGACGGACTCACCCTTCTCCCCCATCGAGCAGGCCTTCGAGGACCTTCGGCAGGGGAGGTTCATCGTACTGGTAGATGACGCTGACCGGGAAAACGAAGGCGATCTGGTCGTCGCCGCGCAGGCCATCACACCCGAGGCCGTGAATTTCATGCTGACCCGCGCCCGCGGCGTGCTCTGTTTGGCGATGGCGCGAGAGCGCTGCGAAGAGCTCAATCTGCCACTCCAGGCCTCGCAGAACACGACGCGCTACGGAACGGCATTCACTTTGACGATCGACGCCCATCCACGGTTCGGCGTGACTACGGGTGTATCCGCCAGCGATCGTGCGCGGACCATCGAGGTCGCCTGCGCGCCCGATTCGCGACCGACGGACCTGGTTCGCCCCGGACATATTAACCCCCTGATGGCACGCGATGGCGGCGTACTCGTCCGCGCAGGCCAGACGGAAGGTTCGGTCGATCTTTGTCGGCTGGCCGGTCTGCGCCCCGCCGCAGCGATCATCGAGATCATGAACGACGACGGCACCATGGCCCGCACGCCGGATCTGGTCCGATTCTGCGAGCGCCACGGCCTGCGCATGTACACCGTTGCGGACGTCATCGAATACCGCATGATGCGTGAGCCGTTTGTGCATCGCGGCGTTGTGACAAAGCTCCCAACATCCTTTGGCGAGTTTACCTTGATCGCCTACCACTCGCCGGTTGATCCGGAGCCCCACCTGGCGCTGTGCTGTGGCGGCGTCGGCGACCTGGGTGCAGACGGACAACCGATCGTTCACGACGAACCGGTGCTCGTGCGTGTGGAATCCGAGTGCATGACGGGCCATGTCTTTCACTCGGCCCGCTGCGACTGCGGCGAGCAACTCGACGCATCCATGAAGATGGTGCAGGATGCCGGAAAAGGCGCCATCATCTATCTTCGCCAGGAGGGGCGGGGCATCGGGCTGCACAACAAGCTCAAGGCGTACCAGCTTCAGGACGGTGGCCTGGACACTGTCGAGGCCAATCTCAAACTCGGCCTGCCCGTGGATCGCCGGGATTACGGAGTCGGGGCGCACATCATCCGCGATCTCGGGCTACGGCAACTCCGCATCCTGACCAACAACCCCAAGAAGGTGAAGCGACTCGAGGTCTACGGTGTAAAAATCGCCGAGCAAATCGCGTTGGAGTTCCCGGCAAACCTGTACAACGCGGCGTACCTGCGAACCAAGAAGGAGAAAATGGGCCACAATCTTAACGGGGTGTAG
- a CDS encoding ABC transporter ATP-binding protein produces the protein MHSELNDIAILLEGVRKSYGRKLAVRELSLSVPRGELFAFLGPNGAGKTTTIKMIVGLLRPDAGRVHVCGHSIGENGLAAKAQLAYVPDLPFLYEKLTGREFLYFVAEMYGLSNAQRDRRLDHLLRRLDVLEFLDQLTENYSHGMKQKVVLAAALLHDPAVLVIDEPMVGLDPRSIRAVKDLFVEHTRAGGTVFMSTHTLDIAEAVADRIGIINRGDLIAIGTLDELRSQARQQQSLEDIFLRLTETQADG, from the coding sequence ATGCATTCCGAATTAAACGACATAGCCATACTTCTGGAAGGCGTTCGCAAGTCCTACGGGCGAAAGCTCGCCGTCCGCGAACTCAGCCTGTCCGTCCCCCGGGGGGAGCTCTTCGCCTTTCTGGGTCCCAATGGCGCGGGCAAGACGACGACCATCAAGATGATCGTCGGGCTGTTGCGCCCGGACGCGGGCAGAGTGCACGTCTGCGGCCATTCCATCGGGGAGAACGGACTCGCAGCGAAGGCCCAGCTTGCCTACGTGCCCGACTTGCCCTTTCTTTACGAAAAGCTCACGGGCCGAGAGTTCCTGTACTTCGTCGCGGAGATGTACGGCCTGTCGAATGCTCAGCGCGATCGCCGACTCGACCATCTCCTGCGGCGACTCGATGTCCTCGAGTTTCTGGATCAGCTCACCGAGAACTACAGCCATGGGATGAAGCAGAAGGTCGTTCTCGCGGCCGCGCTGCTCCATGACCCCGCCGTGCTGGTCATCGACGAGCCCATGGTCGGTCTCGATCCGCGCTCCATTCGCGCCGTCAAGGACCTGTTCGTGGAGCACACCCGCGCCGGCGGAACCGTATTCATGAGCACGCACACGCTGGACATTGCCGAAGCGGTGGCCGATCGCATCGGCATCATCAACCGCGGAGACCTCATCGCCATCGGCACGCTCGACGAGTTGCGCTCGCAGGCCCGACAGCAACAATCGCTGGAGGACATCTTCCTGCGACTGACGGAGACCCAGGCTGATGGCTGA
- a CDS encoding CDP-alcohol phosphatidyltransferase family protein has translation MMEHSTNRRPSRPEWLTWPNAISAARMVLLLPLSLILIEFPADPFWRRVAFGLFLVMAVSDALDGYLARRLGQQSRAGFVLDPLADKLLIAVALVLLAIPATAVPGHRVPWWVPAIVIGKDIVVTLGLAALYLKIGRGLDRPRLTGKVCTLFQLVLVGLVLAAPDLPSPVVRTLPTVWWMASGLAVAAVIDYFIAGIQADRRESTRLAQERSV, from the coding sequence ATGATGGAGCATTCGACCAACCGCCGCCCGTCAAGGCCGGAGTGGCTGACCTGGCCGAATGCGATCAGTGCCGCACGGATGGTATTGCTCCTTCCGCTCAGCCTGATCCTCATCGAGTTTCCCGCCGATCCATTCTGGCGACGCGTCGCCTTCGGCCTTTTCCTCGTGATGGCGGTGAGCGACGCCCTGGATGGGTACCTCGCCCGCAGGCTCGGGCAGCAAAGCCGGGCAGGCTTCGTCCTGGACCCCTTGGCCGACAAGCTCCTGATCGCCGTCGCCCTCGTCCTCCTGGCGATACCTGCGACGGCGGTTCCGGGACATCGTGTTCCCTGGTGGGTCCCGGCGATCGTGATCGGCAAGGACATCGTCGTGACGCTCGGGCTGGCCGCGTTGTATCTGAAAATCGGGCGCGGGCTCGACCGCCCCCGTTTGACAGGAAAGGTCTGCACGCTGTTCCAATTGGTGCTGGTGGGCTTGGTGCTCGCGGCGCCCGATCTTCCGTCGCCGGTGGTACGGACCTTGCCTACAGTCTGGTGGATGGCCAGTGGTCTGGCCGTCGCGGCGGTGATAGACTACTTCATTGCCGGAATTCAGGCCGATCGCCGCGAATCAACACGCCTCGCACAGGAGCGTTCCGTATGA
- a CDS encoding MarR family transcriptional regulator: MPTAVQSTKSLDKLLKAILVFSRSVQHVLETQAVESAAGEPLSASKVQILRLLAQSGGHTATQVGRYLGVSKPAVTQLIDSMVRAKLVNRLSAKTDRREVNLHLTEQGRRLAREVNKQQRHLVRAALRDARVGSADNLAENLQNIAAHLAQANSEVEHYCLQCGAFEDRTCVLVGGHAHCPLEGEEVPANGRTKRTARTKGRR; this comes from the coding sequence ATGCCCACGGCTGTACAGTCGACAAAGTCATTGGATAAGCTCCTCAAGGCCATTCTCGTTTTCTCGCGCAGCGTGCAGCATGTGCTTGAGACGCAGGCCGTCGAGAGCGCGGCGGGTGAGCCGCTTTCCGCTTCAAAGGTCCAGATTCTCCGCCTCCTGGCGCAAAGCGGAGGGCACACCGCCACCCAGGTTGGACGCTATCTCGGTGTGTCCAAACCGGCCGTCACTCAGCTGATCGACTCCATGGTCCGTGCGAAGCTCGTCAATCGCCTCAGCGCCAAGACCGATCGCCGCGAAGTGAATCTGCATTTGACCGAGCAGGGCCGACGCCTGGCGCGAGAGGTGAACAAGCAGCAGCGGCATCTGGTCCGCGCCGCATTACGAGACGCGCGCGTCGGTTCGGCCGACAACCTTGCCGAGAACCTTCAGAACATTGCTGCTCATCTTGCCCAGGCAAACAGCGAAGTCGAGCACTATTGCCTGCAGTGCGGCGCCTTCGAAGACCGCACGTGCGTGCTTGTCGGCGGCCATGCGCATTGTCCACTGGAAGGGGAGGAAGTACCGGCGAACGGTCGAACGAAGCGTACGGCGCGAACGAAGGGACGCCGGTAG